Genomic window (Candidatus Nitrosocosmicus franklandus):
TGTGATTAGTCATAGTATAACTGTTTTTTCGAAGTCAAGATGTTATCCTAAAGTTATGTTCTAGACATTGGTAATAACTATATATTATATTACCATTAAATCATATCCTCAATTTTTCGCAAATTTATAATTGTAGAGTTACCTCTGCATAAATATGTATTCATCAATAATAAGAGACTATTTGGATCAAAAGAAGAAGTTAATGGCATAAACTAGGAGAATATGACACTTTCCATGATTTCAAGTTCACAAAAAAAGACTTGTACCATGAATATCCTCACAACATTCCATCTTATGTTTTCGAATTTATTTAATAGGACACATTATCATCAATATCATCAAATAATTACCTAAAAAATAGGTATGTAAGATCTGTGCATGATATTCGGTATACAAATATGATAGAAAGGAAAATTTAAACCCCTATATGACTACATGATGTAATATCAATGGTTCTGAAAAACCTTCATCAATTTATGATAAGTGATTTTGCTAACTATGTGTCGCAAACAAATATTTTTTCACCTCCATTCGACTTGGAATATTTCTAAACCTTTAAAGTAAAAAAGTCAGATAATTTGATTTAATACAACAATCAGCAACCTGCAACAAAAGAAAAATAGTCTTCATCCTAACCATCTCTCTGCTTGACTCATTTCGGATTCATCGTTTGCCGATATGATTCTTAAAGAGCCATCTAGACTAGTAATTATTTTATTTATTCCATTTCGGTGTTACTAGATGCAAATATGAGCAAAAAAAGGCGATATAACCACACACAAGATCATTTAAGCAATATGTTCTCCATACAGAGAAACTTTGGAAGTCTGAAGAGTGTTAACCTCATATGTGGTATCTATGATGAAAAAGGAAAAATCCGGTAGTAGTAAATCAGTTACACAGAAATGGAAGAAGGAGAAAAGTTAAAAGATTATTCAAGCAAACAAAAAACTATGGGATTTGTACTAATACATTACAGGTCTTGATTCTTTTTGAACTTTGTCTAAGGACAATCTATCCACATCGATAACGAAAAGGAATCTTGATATTTCCTTTGTTTTGGGTTTGTTGTTAAATTAAGAAGACATTTATTTCCATTACAAGTTTATTCCATAGTTTTAGATTATTATGAGTTGCAATGGAATATGTGTAAGGTATAAAGCGAAGAGAAATCAAAATATTCCATCGCGATACAAGGATGGTCAAAAAAGATGTAGTACATGTGAGATATTCATTAATTGGGATCATGATGCCTATTGTCCATGTTGCAAATACAAACTAAGAAGTAGGTCATTTCGGAGCATAGAAATGAGAAGAAAGCATCGAGAAGAAGTAATAAAACGTTATTAATCGTTGAACAGTAATGTAATCCTTTAAAACTATGGTAAATAAAGATAGTATTAGTATCTAATAAAGATTAAGGTAAGTGTAAATCATAGAGAACACTAGAACCTAAAAAACCCAATTCGCAATAGTCTTAAACTGTATTCATCGACACCAATATTTGTAATTCTAAAAACTCCAATACATAAGTCAAATAAACGATTCCGTTCAAATTCACATTAGCTATTTGATATGGTCAATTTCTTATTGTTTGCCTAGTTTCTATTACCCGCTTATCGACTTATCTGGCTCTCCTTCTCTGGAGGATGAGATTGTGTTATTTTTCTTTATTTTATTGCATATATTATTTACCCATTTTCCTATATTCATTTTGTTATTATCATTAGTAATATGGACACCTATTTAAAGTAGATGAAGGTTTTTAGAACTCATCTATCCCAACAAAAATAGAACGAAACGGTCCTTCTAATTTCTGCCTAATACCTTTGCATATCATGATCATATCGTAAAGTTATGGCGTATGATTACAGTTTGTACAATTACGTCCTATATCAACTTGATAAATTTATTCATATATACCTTGTTTCACAATTTTACTAAATTAATGAAATCATTTTAGATATTTTGCTTTAGAATAAAGATTTATTACAGAGATGGGCACTGCCCATCTACAAGATCGATTCTTATATAATAAAGAAACTTGAAACCAGTTCTTATTACTCTTTTGATTAAGTCTGGAAGACAACCATGAGAATTCTTCCAATAAATTTCGAATTTCTTTCCACCATATCCTTGTGCAAAATCTTGCTTAAAATATCACATCTTTACAGTCCAGTCCATAAATGAAGAAACCAAATTATCTAAACTATGGTCATAGATTGTAAATATTCTTCACATAATATTTGAAATCTCTCTTCAACTCTCAATCACCCTGTTGTCAGTTAAAGTGTATCGTAATGATCTATTGGAACTGAATTATTGGCCCAATGCACAACACTCATTCACAGCTAGTATAATGAATTGTAAGAGATGTGTTATGATAACAAATAAAGAATAGATCTTACAATATGAAATCACATACATTGGAAACCAAAATCTTAATGGAATTGCTAATCAAATAATTATTCTATATGGAAGATCAAATGAGAGAAGAGAATCTTGATGAATAGATTGTCGTTCGGTTAGAAAATTTTCATTGATATCTACTTATTGTTCAATCCCTGTGCAACCAGTATAGAATAACATCCAATACCACACTTTTCGCAAATGGGTTTTATTGCGTTAGGATCAGAACTGCCTATACAACATGGATGTTTAGTTTGGCCTTTATGATCCAGAGACAGAATAGCCCAAGAAGGGCAATCAATTGGCGTATTGCTAACACCACCCCACGATCCTTTCATGAGCTCAAGTTGCCTTTGTGTATTCATTATGAAATCAGGATACTTCTTCTGTAATTGTATCAAAGTGTCTACAACCTGATTCCTGATTTCACCATACGGTAGCCACAAGGGATCATTATCTCCAAAAGGTGTGTGGAATTGAAAACCAATCTTATTTATCACTCCTTTCCATTCTGATACTAAATCCTCAATCGTCTTGTAGTTAAATGAATTAATAGTCATAGTAATCCAAATATCCTTCCAGGCGGGTTTACCATTTCTATCTGGTCCTTTTACATAATTTAATATGTTCTTCTTTGTTTTTTCATATGATCCCTTTCCTCTAATGCTATCGTGTATTTGTTGAGTTCCGTCCAGAGAAACCCAATAAAAGTAAAGATTCTTGAGTCGCGGTAATGGGTATGTTCCATTTGTAACCACACATACACGCCTAGGCATCTCATCGCAGAAAGTTCTGATAACATCTTCTCTTAACAACGGTTCTCCGCCGACAAGAGTAACAACGTATACATGATGCTTCTTAAACGTATTTTTGATTATTGTTCTCCAATCTTCTACACTTAGTTCGTCTTTTTCGTTTCTCCTAGTTTTCCACCAATAACAATGAGAACAATGAAGATTGCATACATTGATAATGTCAGCAGAACCATAGATGAACGGTTTGGATTTAAAAAGCTTGATGGATACATATTTGGTTAACATACGAAAATGAGCAGGAAAATCCCTAAGAATGTCGGTTATACCCAATCCATATACAAGATCTACCAATGATAATCATACACTTATACATTTAATATTATATTAATAATATCGTCTTGTTGTTTGATAAATTAAGATTCAGATTAACTATGATATCTCATTGAAACCATCTTTATTCCAATGAAATGGGCGATAATTAATTGAATAGTCAAATAGAGTCATCATTTTGAATTATGTTAGATCCCGATCACAAGTTAAGCACCTAATTAATTTTTAGGACAAATCTATAAAATCATCCATCAAATATTGGTTTGAGTGACTTCTGGAGCAATTAAAGATCAAATTTGATTCATTTTCGGGTTTAGACCTAAATTCATCCATATCAGATATGTATTTTGCATCAAAAATTATACCGCAAGTTTTGCATTTTAACATCAACATAGGCATATTATTTCTTAAAGCGCTAAACTCCTTATTAACTTCTATATTCTCCAAATGGTGTGATACTCAGTTAGTTTTTGATTGTTAATCTTGGTTTTACTTTTTACTTTGTAATGGTGAGTATATAGTAAATTAAGGGTAGATATAGTGGATTTTGTTGATTTTAGTGTTAATTCGATACACCGCTTATGATTCGCTAAATGTGACATCACCTCCTTTGATATTTTAAATGTAGATATCATATTTGCAAAACAAAAAATATACCAATGGTCTACTGATGACTATCCTTTCGCTTTCTAATGTTGTTGCAGTCAGTAAGATAGATGACCAAGCTATGAAATGCTTTGTAGTCATATAACCTCTCATATTGTACGATAAATTAGTGTAAATGAAGTTAGAAATACAATCAAAAGACGCTGAAAAGGATCAATTGGCAAGAAATAATATACATTTGCTATCAAAAAATCTAGTTTTTGGGTAACTTGGGTGGTGGGGAACAAAACTACCAACGAGGCCGATTCGGATACATTTCCTAACTCTTTTTAACAAGCAAATTAGTTTGTCTGATAATAATTTAGAGGTATTCAAGATGGAAATACGGATACGGCAGGAGTAGTTTTGGAGATTATAAACAAAATTTTGATATTTCAAAATCAATAGTAATGCAAGTTAATGATAACAATAAAATAAGCGATCTGGATTGGAGTGAGTTTGTTTAATTTTAAGTAAAAAGCATCTTAACTGCTAGATCAGATTATGTCATACCGTATAGCAACGAGACTAGGTGAATATATATTTACTATTTTATGGTAAATAAAATAATGATATGGTCTGATGACGCACCTAATATTTATTACAAAAAGAAGCTAATCTTCGCCCAGATCTCTATTATGAATTATGATTTTTTTGATGACAACAAAACGATCTCAATGACCATAGATTGCTTAAAATTGTGCAATTCAAAACTGTGTAGTCGCAGGTTAGTATTGGAGACTTGACGATAAAGGTAAAGAAACATCAAGTAGCATAAAAAGCACCAAAATAAAGTGACAATTTCTTGAATCCGTAAATGTTATTCATAAATATGAGCTTCAAAATCAATCTTTTTATTTGTCTTAAATATTTCCTTAACACTACCATCTGGATAAAAGGGTATAGTGGTAGTAATTCCAGTAACAATATCTTCAACTGATCTGGAGATTACGTGATTTACTTGTCTTGACTCAACATTGTCATTTGAACTCAACAATCAAAGTGATTGTTTGTAATTATTTAAGTTAGCTAGATACAAAAATACCTTCAAAATCGTAAAAGTCGCAATTCCAATCTAACTCTTCTTAAAGATGATGCTAGTTGTTTTTACAGACTTCAAATTTATGATAATTCGTTTGTTTTGATGAAATAATCGCAAGTAATTATACCAAAAAATAGTAATCTTATATTATTGAAAGGACCTCAATGTTCTTATACTAAGAAATATACTTGATTATATGAGAAAATTAATAGAAGTAATCAGCAAGAGAAACCAAACTCAAAACCCTAAGAATGGCACTACCCGGATTAAAAGCAATGCCGAAGGGGTACGATATATAGAGGCCTTTCAAAATGGTAGTTGGAGATTTTTGCGTAATTATTAGCTAGTTAATTCCATTGAAAGGAAATAATACGCTATTCTTTCTCAATAGATGATTAAAAATCGATTTATATTTCTATAGTCGGACTTAATTGGATTCTAATACCAAAGAAACAGGTTTTTGAATGGTTTTGATATTCTGAATATGGAGACTTAATTACTAACATTTCGACCTATTCTTTATCATTTTTACCTTGATGAAATTTTCGTTTTAATTTACCATTTCTGGGATTATATCGTAATCTCGTGCCACAGCAGGGACAAAATACTGATACATACCTAGCAATGTAAATTTCACAACGTTAACACCGTTTTTGTCCTTTTACGTATCTACCTCAATACGCCCTTTCACATGACTTTAAATCTAGTACATAACCCTTTACAAACCATTCCGATAATAACCAGAATACATAGTGATTTTTAAACCATGAATTTGTTTATCTCTGCATGTTCATCCACTAATGCCTTTTTTCCGATATATGAACGTCTAATGATCTTTATCGCTACTTGTGTCTTAGAAAACAAAAAGACGTCAAATTGGCTCGGTGGGCTTCAGGACGATATTGGTCCTTTTTCATGGATTCTGATCTTAGTTATGATTTTGGCATATTATTTTGTTTCAATCAATACAATGTCTGTAAAATTATTGTTAAAGCTGGTTAAGCAAGTATTCGGAAAGAATCGGGTACCTTGTTAATAATGGACAGCCCTTTTTGTTTAATAATAAAGTTATGGTGTAGATTGGAAACACAAAAGTTTTTTAATTCTGTTAATTTTGCTCATGATAATATTAAACTTTGAAGAGTAGTTCTACAATAGCAATTTGAAGGCCCGCTTATTTTTACAATTTCGACTACTCAATAAATGAAAATATATGTTTGATACCTTACAAAAGAACTAATGCAATAACAGGACAGGTAATTCAACCTTACTAATTATCTTCCTTGTTTCACTAAATATAGATTTTATCCAAGAATCCATATGAGATGAAGAAATTATGAGTAAGTCGTAATTTGATTCGTGTGTTTCCTTTACAATTTCATCTACTATGAATCCAGTTCTAATTTTATAAGATAATTTATTTTTAAAACCAGAGTTTTCAATTTCTCTAATTTTATTTTCCATCGACTCTATAATACTACCTTCTACGTTTACTGAATAGTTCGAATTACCTGTGATGAAATCGTTAGCCAGTTTAGAATTTGTTGTTTTTTCTACTTCGGATTCGCTTTCCTTCTCTATTTTATTTGATATATCTATAGATGAATTTTCTAATTTGTCGATATTTTCTAATACCTGCAAAATAACAATTTCTGCTTTGGTAATACTGGATAAATAGATAGAATAGTTAATTGCCTTATCAGATTTCTCAGTTCCATCATAAGTAACTAATAACTTTTTAAAAGAAGGAACAGTTGATTCGTTTGTTAAATTAGAATGACTCTTAACTGTAATTAATTCATGTTGTTTATTGTTATTGCCTTGAGAAGGAATAATTTCTGAATCAGGTACAGAAGTAATTTCATTATTTAAACCCATATTATTTATAGATTAACATGCTATATATAGGAAAATAAATTACGAATAATTGCAACCTCATATTGATTGTCATATATATTAAACAGACGGATTAGGGTCAGGTGGTTGTAATATTTAAATTATCATGTAGTTTACTAGAGGATAGGATAGGGTTCCAGAATCCGAGTTTTCTTTTTCTCATATTTTACTAAATCTATTATTGTCATAAGATATTAAATCGTCATCACAAAATATTACTTCCTAACTCAACCTGGTTCTTTTTTTTCGACGGTGATATTTTGATAAATCAAAATCCACATCTTATTGAAATGACTGATATAAAATTAGATGGTCTAGATTCAATTAATTCTAATAACTTAGAAACATATTGTAATACGAATGCTCAGAAAACTTCTCTTCTATAGATGATTTCAAAAACTTGGTATTTTGTTGTGTAATATGTTTATTGGTAAATCAAAAATATCTAAAATTAAAGTCGATTTATACAAGAATTTTAAAAAATATCCTGGTAGCCCAAAGGTTGATTGAGAATACCTCGATGTTATTCAGTTTGATTAATTACTGTATGATGGTTCGTCCTAATCTTTGTAGCTACTTGGCTCATTTTGGTCATCATTACTTGAATTTTGATCTTCTAAACCCATCTTCTTAGATCTTTTCTGTATGGGATGGGGTCTTTTGATGGATCGGTTGACATTTTATATATTAATTTAACAAACTATTTAACACACGTTGGTTGATGTAATCTAACTCAAGGCAGTAGAGGTCAAGTCCTTATTAAACACCACATATTCATTTTTAGTTTAAACCAGACGCGATCACTCAATTTATCTTGAAGCGATTTTCCTACTTTCTTATTTCAAGAAAATAGTAATATATTGTTAATAACCATGCTATCTAGGTAAGATGTAGAATTAATTTTAATTACTTTGTCAGTTTTAATCAATGAAATATTTTCAAATAGATGTCTATTTAATAAATTTCCAAGATAAACTTAACATCTACTGAATTTCTGCACAATAGCAAAAAAACCATACATGACGGTTTACAAAATACCTACTGGGGAGATATTTGATTATTATCATTAATAGAAAGTAAAATAAAATAGGATTTTGAATACTGGCTTTTTGTATTCTTGTTATCTTTTGGCCCTCTTATTGAGTTAATGAAGTTACAATGCCATATAAGGGAACAGTGAATATGCCTTCTGTTTCTTCGTGACTTAATGTTAAACTTGCAATATTCCCATTAAATATGTATAGTGTAACTGGAACATCGGAAAATGCTGTTTCACCATTAATTTCTATATCTGCAGTTCCTGTGAAGGATGTATTATTACCATCTAACTGTATTACATCACTACCAGAAGTATCCAAAGGAGCAGCATCATCAATTCCATTGATAGCAAAAGTACCATCTACATTTCCACCCAGTGTATAGGATGTTGCATGCCATGTAAAGTTCTGTAACTGTCCATCTGCAACAGTAAAGCTCCAATTACCTCCAATTACCGAACCTACTGAGGGTCCAAGAGATGATTCATTTTGTGATGTTTGGACTTGTGTTATACTTGGTGGTAATGTAAGTATTTGGCCTGTATAGCCGGTTGCAGAGAAACTATCAGCGGCTTCGGATCCTTGAGCTACAGCATACTGAAAAATATTGCTGTTGCTTCCAATTGTTAAGGTGCTTGTCAACAGTATAGGAACCAAAAAAGCTGTTGCTATAGTAGTATTGCTAACTACTCTAAATTTATTCATAGTATATAAGATATGATCATAAAAGTTTATCTAGATAATCGTATCGCATATCAAAATTAGAGTAAACTAAGGAGTTTTAGAAGTCAGTTAGTATTCAGCTAAAGATAGTATGAATTTTAAATGGATTATGATAAAAGAACAATGGCTTTTTTTCCACCATTTATAAAAGACGTATATTTCAATTATGCAAAAAATACTATTACGATTGGATACTATTAATTTATTATCTTAATGTTATGCTCAAAAATGAAGCTGGTATTTAATCAATAGACAGTTCTAAACTAAAAAAAAGAGTATTATCATTTGTTGATTTTATCTGCGTGTTTTTTTTCTTTAGTTGCGTATTAACATCCACAGAGTGGACAGCATGCGCTAAGTACAATCTCTCTAAATTCTTGAATCTTGTCTTTAATCTGTTCTTTCTTTTCAAAAACCTTTTCTTTAATGTTTGGACTGATCGAATTGTCATTCAGTAACGCGTTACTTCCAGGAATAGGTATTGACAATAGCCCTGTGATCATAACTAATGTAGTTGTATATACAAACATTTTTCTTGTTGTTTTGTTATTAAGTTTCATATGATGTTATAATTTAGAAAAATTCATATTTTTATGATGGGTAAATTTAAACTATGCCATAATAAAATAACAATATGATAATATAATGTTCTATTAATTTATCTTGTGTCATAATTATCATATATATCCGATTTGTATTTTTGTTAGATGGGTGTAGCACCAAATAATCTAAATGTGCTATAATAAATTAACCCCTTTATTGTTCTATAATGTGAGTGATGACATAAGTTAAAATCAAATCAAATTATACTTGCCTATAAACTATGTTAACAATAAGAAATAAGTAGGTCATTTTGGATAGTTTATTAAAATCAGTATTAAAGCGTCAGATGCCTTATCTTATAGGAGGCACAATAACTGGAACAATTATGGCTTTTTATTATGGATTCTTGTTTGCTATTGTCGTCAATAGTGTTATTTGGTTTGTTATTTCCACTCTTGTCAACAAGTATTATTGGAACTATACCGGATTCAAAGAAGAATTTCAACTTGTTTCAAAATATATTGGACGTATAAAAAAGAATAAGAAATCGAATAATGGTTTTTTTGTTAAAGACTAATAACACACCGAAGGGGTGGATGCAAAAATACATTTCTCCTCTAATGATGAGGGTACTAAGAAACTGGTAATTCAGAAAATTCATTAAAAATCCGAAATGCGGTAACATATTAAAATAAAACGAATACAAGTATTCCTTACCCAAAGTTTAGATCTTGAATTGTAAGGCAGTGTAGATCTAGATAGCTACAGGGGAGTTTTGAAATATCAAAAAATTCTGGTAAATCAAACAATCAAGATATAAGTAGATGTTCCTTTATTTTATATGATTGCATAAAGATCAATAGGCGCTTTCAATGACTTTTTCTTGTTGGTTATTATATTAAAAATAGAAAATGTGAGTATTTCGTCGGAGAAGATTAGATTGGGTATTTCTAGAAATAATTGTATGGCCTTGCAATAAAAACATATCAGGGGCATCATAGCAATGGATTAGAGAATTATAAAGGACATTCTTCAGTAGTCTCAGAAAATCTGTAAGTAAATTCATTCGGGAACAAATTTACCAGATCATCATGTAAAAGGGATACCATACATATTTCGATACCTTCTTCGTTAACCCTTTTAAAAGGGTCCGAGGTTTCTCTTAATCCCTTACTTCGATATATAAGTCACATTTCGAAAATAGAGATCAAAGGTCATAATCCATATCAAGTTCTGGGGTAGAGTGTTCCTAAATAAATAGTTTAAGATCTAACTCTAATATTGCAAGATTTTAAGATTATAAGAGTATGAGATTTGGTGAGCAAATACTATATAATTTTAGTAGAATGTAAAATTGATGTATAAATCAAATAAGAATCTAAATAGTAAAGAAATAAAAATTTTGGCAGGATTACTCCTGGGTTTCTCGATGGTCACAATGATACCGTTATCTGAAATGGTAATGGCGAAGCCTGTATTTGACGGTACCACATTGGGACAAGGTTGTTCAAATACATACGATAAGATAATGAATTTAAGAGCTAAAAAAGCTAATGGTTCACTAACTCAGTCTGAAGCATCTGAGTTGGGAAATGCCGAAAGTAGTTACAACCAGATCTGTGCAGGTATATATGGACCATTACCACCAAGGACAGCAAATACCAACGGATGGGAGAACACAAATAACGGAGGAATATACGTCGAAGATAAGTCACAATCAAATCCCAACGTATGGCAACCCACAAATAACGGAGGAATATACGTCGAAGATAAGTCACAATCAACTAATAGTCCTGAAACAGAAGGCGAACCTCGAACCGATGAGAGCGGAAGTCAGACTCCCGATGATCCGCAATCAGAAGACACAGAATCCGAACAGGATAATTGTGTTGAGCTAAAGGGCTTATTTACGAAACACTTTGAAAAAGTATGTGACTAATCTTTAAGAGAGTAGAGATAATTATCTACTCGATAGTATATGATTAGTTATCTTAGACGTCAATTACCATCCTTTTTTTGAAACAATAATAATGTAAAACAAATTTGATAACCAAGATACTAGAACCAAACATTTCGGTAAAATTTAAAACCTTGTTCTGTGTGCTACCAATACCATAGTTGGATTCAAATAGAATTTAAAAAACATTATTAACAGAATGATTTGTTCCATATTAGCCAATCTGTATTAACAGGTTAGCTTAACAGAGTTCGATTCTGATCGAATATACTTTTGAGAATGTTGAAACATATGAGTATCACTGTAAGCTACACCATGAAATGGTAGGAAAGATGGTTGTAACTTGATGATGATCTCTTAATTGCTCTGTTATGAATTTCTAATAAAGAAAAAATCGATATAGTTTGAATTAATAATGATCTTGCTCTTTATATTTGATGTGAAAAACTTGTTCATTATATCCTTAATAAACAAACATACAATGGATATACTTTATCATTGATCTCTAGAGTTACCTACGTTAGGAATTGATATTTCGTTTTCATTTAAAGCCTAAAGACCTTCGTGTTGGCCTCCTAACGCATATATATATTATCTCTGTAGGCTGCAGCAGCCAAACCAGATCTCACTACCTGCATAGCGGGTTGAGCTGTCCATTGAATTCCGACAGCTACCCAGATTGAGCAGATTGAATAGCTAGGAACCTTGGCTCAAAGAGAGAAGATGTAGCATTTTCCTCCTCCTCCTCCTCCTCTTTTGTCACTTCTACATGCTGTTGTTGATGAACATGTACTATTACACTTATTGTAGTAGAAAACATGAACATAAACAAGGCAGCACCAGAATACCTAGTGAAAGAATGTAGAGACGATTCCTTGGAGTAAAGTTTTGGATAGCGATGGATTAGAGGACAGAATCAACTCAGTTATAAATAATATGTTTTAAATAATTAGGTATGACCGAAACGATTCTCGTAATCGGTGCTACTGGAACATTAGGAAGCGAAGTTGTAAAACAATTATCCAATAATTCAACTAACTATTTAATTAGAGCAGCAGTTCATTCAATTGATAAAGCAAAAGAGATAGACATTCCACGTGTGAATCTAGTTCAAATTGACTATAACAAGCCCGATACTTTGAATAATGCTTTTCGTGGAGTTGATAGACTTTTTCTTCTAACCCATCCTTCTCCTAATACTGTTGAACAAGAGTTCAATATTATCAATGAAGCAAAGAAAGTGGGAGTCAAACATATAGTGAAACAATCAGTTATGGGGGCTGACGATGATGATCCAAAAGTGGAATTGATTCGACTTCACCGTGAAGCAGAAAAACTTGTAGAGGAATCAGGGATTGAGTATACATTCCTACGACCAAATGAATTTATGCAGAATTTTGTAACTTTTCACGGTCCTACAATTAAGAATACTAATTCTTTCTACTTGCCGATGAAAAACGCAGAGGTAAGTGTAGTTGATGTTCGTGATATTGCAGCTGTTGCAGTAAAAGCACTAACTGAAAAAGATCTAGCGAATGTCAGTAACAAGGCATTTACAATAACTGGACCAAAAGCTTTGTCATATAATAAGATGGCAGAACTACTGTCTAATGCTACTAATAGAAAGATTGAATATGTCAACATATCAGAGGAAGATGCTCGGTCCGGAATGAAAGAAGCTGACATGAATGATTGGCTTATAAACGCATTATTAGAGCTAAATGGATACTTTAGGGAAGGACATGCCTCACATGTCACTTCAATCGTTGAAAACATAACTGGGAAGAGTGCAAGGACTTTTGAGGAATTTGCAAAAGATTATGTAGATTTCTTTAGGTAACATGCTATAATTTTCTTTATACCGGAACACATAGAAATTTTGGTGAAAAAATAAAGCATTAAAGAGTG
Coding sequences:
- a CDS encoding radical SAM protein, which encodes MVDLVYGLGITDILRDFPAHFRMLTKYVSIKLFKSKPFIYGSADIINVCNLHCSHCYWWKTRRNEKDELSVEDWRTIIKNTFKKHHVYVVTLVGGEPLLREDVIRTFCDEMPRRVCVVTNGTYPLPRLKNLYFYWVSLDGTQQIHDSIRGKGSYEKTKKNILNYVKGPDRNGKPAWKDIWITMTINSFNYKTIEDLVSEWKGVINKIGFQFHTPFGDNDPLWLPYGEIRNQVVDTLIQLQKKYPDFIMNTQRQLELMKGSWGGVSNTPIDCPSWAILSLDHKGQTKHPCCIGSSDPNAIKPICEKCGIGCYSILVAQGLNNK
- a CDS encoding universal stress protein, coding for MGLNNEITSVPDSEIIPSQGNNNKQHELITVKSHSNLTNESTVPSFKKLLVTYDGTEKSDKAINYSIYLSSITKAEIVILQVLENIDKLENSSIDISNKIEKESESEVEKTTNSKLANDFITGNSNYSVNVEGSIIESMENKIREIENSGFKNKLSYKIRTGFIVDEIVKETHESNYDLLIISSSHMDSWIKSIFSETRKIISKVELPVLLLH
- a CDS encoding SDR family oxidoreductase, which translates into the protein MTETILVIGATGTLGSEVVKQLSNNSTNYLIRAAVHSIDKAKEIDIPRVNLVQIDYNKPDTLNNAFRGVDRLFLLTHPSPNTVEQEFNIINEAKKVGVKHIVKQSVMGADDDDPKVELIRLHREAEKLVEESGIEYTFLRPNEFMQNFVTFHGPTIKNTNSFYLPMKNAEVSVVDVRDIAAVAVKALTEKDLANVSNKAFTITGPKALSYNKMAELLSNATNRKIEYVNISEEDARSGMKEADMNDWLINALLELNGYFREGHASHVTSIVENITGKSARTFEEFAKDYVDFFR